From Quercus lobata isolate SW786 chromosome 1, ValleyOak3.0 Primary Assembly, whole genome shotgun sequence, one genomic window encodes:
- the LOC115987687 gene encoding kiwellin-like — protein sequence MANIVLLLVPLFLIFNIISLPLPARAISSCNGPCKTLNDCNGQLICINGKCNDDPDVGSHTCSGGGGGGGGGSSPSPSQNCKSSGTLTCGGNSYPQYRCSPPLTSSTQARLTLNDFSEGGDGGGPSECDEKYHNNSERVVALSTGWYNHGSRCGKMIRITASNGRSVTAKVVDECDSVNGCDAEHAGQPPCKNNIVDGSSAVWNALGLNQDLGNVGVTWSMA from the coding sequence ATGGCAAATATAGTACTTCTGTTAGTTCCTCTTTTCCTGATCTTCAATATCATCTCCCTCCCTCTCCCTGCACGTGCCATATCCTCCTGCAATGGCCCATGCAAAACCCTCAACGACTGCAACGGCCAGCTGATTTGTATCAACGGCAAGTGCAACGACGACCCCGACGTTGGCTCCCACACATGCtctggaggtggaggtggaggtggaggtggctCTTCACCATCTCCAAGCCAAAACTGCAAGTCCTCTGGTACCCTTACGTGCGGAGGCAACTCATACCCTCAGTACAGATGCTCACCCCCATTGACGTCCTCCACGCAAGCCCGTCTCACACTCAACGATTTTAGTGAAGGTGGAGACGGTGGTGGCCCATCGGAGTGTGACGAAAAGTACCACAATAACTCAGAAAGAGTGGTGGCCTTATCAACAGGCTGGTATAACCATGGGTCGCGGTGTGGGAAGATGATAAGGATTACGGCTAGCAATGGGAGGAGTGTGACTGCTAAGGTGGTGGATGAGTGTGACTCTGTGAATGGGTGTGATGCTGAGCATGCAGGTCAGCCACCATGCAAGAATAACATTGTTGATGGGTCTAGTGCTGTTTGGAATGCCTTGGGTTTGAATCAAGATCTGGGTAACGTGGGAGTTACTTGGTCCATGGCTTAG